A region of Thermobifida halotolerans DNA encodes the following proteins:
- a CDS encoding SDR family NAD(P)-dependent oxidoreductase yields MSGFLDGKAALVTGGSRGIGAAIALRLAEEGASVAISYHSDSGTAEAVARSITDKTGRLTVAVQGDAGDAVAAVAVVDRVAELLGGLDVLVNNAGVLDPSFASIDEMDPAVASRVIDVNVRGPLLTSWAASRHLGEGGRIVNIGSCLGERVPGPGYVAYAASKAAITGLTRALARDLGPRGITVNEVAPGATDTDMNPQDGPNAAAQKELSPLGRFATPEEVAEAVAYFASPHAGFTTGARLGVDGGRNA; encoded by the coding sequence ATGAGTGGTTTTCTCGACGGGAAGGCGGCACTGGTGACCGGCGGCAGCCGGGGCATCGGTGCGGCGATCGCCCTCCGGCTGGCGGAAGAGGGCGCCTCGGTGGCGATCAGCTACCACTCCGACAGCGGCACCGCCGAGGCGGTCGCCCGTTCCATCACCGACAAGACCGGGCGCCTGACCGTCGCCGTCCAGGGGGACGCGGGCGACGCCGTGGCCGCCGTGGCGGTGGTGGACCGCGTCGCGGAACTGCTGGGCGGACTGGACGTCCTGGTCAACAACGCCGGTGTCCTCGATCCCTCGTTCGCGTCGATCGACGAGATGGACCCCGCGGTGGCGTCCCGGGTGATCGACGTGAACGTGCGGGGCCCCCTGCTCACCTCCTGGGCCGCCAGCAGGCACCTGGGGGAGGGAGGGCGCATCGTCAACATCGGCTCCTGCCTGGGGGAGCGGGTGCCCGGTCCCGGCTACGTCGCCTACGCGGCCTCCAAGGCGGCGATCACCGGTCTGACCAGGGCGCTCGCCCGCGACCTGGGGCCGCGCGGCATCACGGTCAACGAGGTCGCCCCCGGCGCCACCGACACGGACATGAACCCGCAGGACGGACCCAACGCGGCGGCGCAGAAGGAGTTGTCGCCCCTGGGACGGTTCGCCACCCCGGAGGAGGTCGCGGAGGCCGTGGCCTACTTCGCGTCGCCGCACGCCGGGTTCACGACCGGGGCCAGACTGGGCGTCGACGGCGGGCGCAACGCCTAG
- a CDS encoding quercetin 2,3-dioxygenase → MSVPEGAGDPITEPEVLYRPRGRGRMVWLNGDVYTVKIGGGESRGAMALVEASVPPGGGPPLHTHDVEDEAFYVVDGELEIYAGERTFHARAGDFVFIPRGTVHGFRNTGTHPARQLLIFTPGGYEHFFSEAGRPVVAGQPAPPRDPADDARVNAVGEKYGSVQLQFADGTAFDEGARERSGTGQGGRT, encoded by the coding sequence GTGAGCGTCCCGGAGGGAGCGGGCGACCCGATCACCGAACCCGAGGTCCTGTACCGGCCCCGCGGCCGGGGGCGCATGGTGTGGCTCAACGGTGACGTCTACACGGTGAAGATCGGCGGCGGCGAGTCGCGCGGGGCGATGGCGCTGGTCGAGGCGTCGGTGCCGCCCGGCGGGGGGCCGCCGCTGCACACCCACGACGTGGAGGACGAGGCGTTCTACGTCGTCGACGGCGAACTGGAGATCTACGCCGGGGAGCGCACCTTCCACGCCCGCGCCGGGGACTTCGTGTTCATCCCGCGCGGGACCGTCCACGGGTTCCGCAACACCGGGACCCATCCGGCCCGGCAGTTGCTGATCTTCACCCCCGGCGGTTACGAGCACTTCTTCTCAGAGGCGGGCCGTCCGGTCGTGGCCGGACAGCCCGCGCCGCCGCGGGACCCGGCCGACGACGCCCGGGTCAACGCGGTCGGTGAGAAGTACGGGTCGGTCCAGTTGCAGTTCGCGGACGGAACCGCGTTCGACGAGGGAGCCCGGGAGCGTTCCGGGACCGGACAGGGAGGAAGGACATGA
- a CDS encoding HAD family hydrolase translates to MTDSPTPRLVLWDIDRTLLSVGPVSRELYERAFAAVTGRRLTAVADMAGRTELAITTETLRLNGVAVTPHLLTRFYAALGRAAEELRPRMAEVGRALPGARAAVDALDRLGVAQTVVTGNIRELAVAKLAAFDLDARLDLDTGGYGDHSGDRAELVRWAVARTGDRHGTVVAPSTVVVVGDTPHDVRGAHDAGARAVGVATGRSDRAALLAAGADGVLDDLGDTAAFTALLSAVAAAPSHG, encoded by the coding sequence GTGACCGACTCCCCCACCCCGCGCCTGGTCCTGTGGGACATCGACCGCACCCTGCTCAGCGTCGGCCCGGTCAGCCGCGAACTCTACGAGCGGGCGTTCGCGGCCGTCACCGGGCGGCGCCTGACCGCGGTGGCGGACATGGCCGGGCGCACCGAACTCGCCATCACCACCGAGACCCTGCGCCTGAACGGGGTGGCGGTGACCCCGCACCTGCTCACCCGGTTCTACGCGGCGCTGGGCCGGGCCGCTGAGGAGCTGCGGCCCCGCATGGCCGAGGTGGGCCGCGCGCTGCCCGGCGCCCGTGCGGCGGTCGACGCCCTGGACCGACTGGGCGTGGCGCAGACCGTGGTGACCGGCAACATCCGGGAACTGGCCGTCGCCAAACTCGCCGCGTTCGACCTGGACGCCCGCCTCGACCTGGACACCGGCGGCTACGGCGACCACAGCGGCGACCGGGCGGAACTGGTGCGCTGGGCCGTCGCCCGCACCGGAGACAGGCACGGCACCGTTGTCGCGCCGTCGACCGTGGTGGTCGTCGGCGACACCCCGCACGACGTGAGGGGCGCGCACGACGCGGGCGCGCGGGCCGTCGGGGTGGCCACCGGCCGCAGCGACCGCGCCGCCCTGCTCGCGGCGGGCGCCGACGGCGTCCTCGACGACCTCGGCGACACCGCCGCGTTCACCGCGCTGCTCTCCGCGGTGGCGGCGGCCCCGAGCCACGGCTGA
- a CDS encoding methionyl-tRNA formyltransferase: MPETARVILLSEVNSKLGEPFLDMLHHHPLTDLAAVVTSPPGKLCDYFVADERQVDLEAQAKTLGVPVLRPKSVNAPEVVARLRALEPDYLIVGNFQQILKADLLAVPKVTSVNFHPSPLPRYAGLAPFYWMVRNGETDGAVTAIEMAAGVDTGAVLAQHATPLTGRETALELRTVQERANVLMLLDLIPQLAARTFTRTPQDPSERTYFTRPGPDDYRLDFAYPAHKVACHVRAGYRHPGAFARTRDGRTVTILSVGEPVVGPGEPPAPGLVRTTSEGVFVGCCDAWLRVLTVDRDGRETPAQTSDVLVDGRMLESSGTAEVAEEVLA; the protein is encoded by the coding sequence ATGCCCGAAACCGCGCGCGTCATCCTGCTCTCCGAGGTGAACTCCAAGCTCGGCGAGCCCTTCCTCGACATGCTCCACCACCACCCGCTGACCGACCTCGCGGCGGTCGTGACGAGCCCGCCGGGCAAACTGTGCGACTACTTCGTCGCCGACGAGCGGCAGGTGGACCTGGAGGCGCAGGCCAAGACCCTGGGGGTACCCGTGCTGCGTCCGAAGAGCGTCAACGCCCCCGAGGTCGTCGCCCGCCTGCGCGCCCTGGAGCCCGACTACCTGATCGTGGGCAACTTCCAGCAGATCCTCAAGGCCGACCTCCTCGCGGTGCCCAAGGTGACCTCGGTCAACTTCCACCCCAGCCCGCTGCCGCGCTACGCCGGACTCGCCCCCTTCTACTGGATGGTGCGCAACGGCGAGACCGACGGCGCGGTCACCGCGATCGAGATGGCCGCCGGGGTCGACACCGGGGCGGTCCTCGCCCAGCACGCCACGCCGCTGACCGGCCGGGAGACCGCGCTGGAGCTGCGCACCGTCCAGGAGCGGGCCAACGTGCTGATGCTGCTCGACCTCATCCCGCAACTGGCGGCGCGCACCTTCACCCGCACCCCCCAGGACCCCTCGGAGCGGACCTACTTCACCCGGCCCGGACCGGACGACTACCGCCTGGACTTCGCCTATCCGGCGCACAAGGTCGCCTGCCACGTCCGCGCGGGCTACCGGCATCCGGGAGCGTTCGCGCGGACCCGGGACGGGCGGACGGTCACGATCCTGTCCGTGGGGGAGCCCGTGGTCGGCCCGGGGGAGCCGCCCGCGCCCGGTCTGGTGCGCACCACCTCCGAGGGGGTGTTCGTCGGCTGCTGCGACGCCTGGCTGCGCGTCCTCACCGTCGACCGCGACGGACGGGAGACGCCCGCCCAGACCAGCGACGTCCTCGTCGACGGGCGGATGCTGGAGTCCAGTGGCACGGCCGAGGTGGCGGAGGAGGTCCTCGCGTGA
- a CDS encoding TetR/AcrR family transcriptional regulator encodes MGRPRQFDEDRVVRAACDEFWAKGFDGTSTEDLCRATGLTRSSLYNTFHSKEYLFRRALSYYVNTMTARQVAVLDTRGSGLERIRSLLAVIVDDEMANRDNGGQSGCFTVNTITTLASRNPNVARIIEADLQRRLSSLRLAVMDGQLDGSVVDDRDPGDLAWYVTSLISGMRIAAQSGADRETLEGIAAVGVRALTP; translated from the coding sequence ATGGGGAGACCACGCCAGTTCGACGAAGACCGTGTGGTCAGGGCGGCCTGCGACGAGTTCTGGGCCAAGGGGTTCGACGGGACGTCGACAGAGGACCTCTGTCGGGCGACCGGGCTGACCCGAAGCAGTCTCTACAACACGTTCCACTCCAAGGAGTACCTGTTCCGGCGGGCGCTCTCGTACTACGTCAACACCATGACCGCCAGACAAGTGGCCGTCCTCGACACGCGGGGCAGCGGACTGGAGCGCATCCGGTCGCTGCTCGCCGTGATCGTGGACGACGAGATGGCCAACCGCGACAACGGCGGCCAGTCGGGCTGCTTCACCGTCAACACCATCACGACGCTCGCCTCGCGCAATCCCAACGTCGCCCGGATCATCGAAGCCGACCTGCAAAGACGGCTGTCGTCGCTGCGGCTGGCCGTCATGGACGGCCAGCTCGACGGCTCCGTCGTCGACGACCGCGATCCGGGGGACCTGGCCTGGTACGTCACCTCGCTGATCTCCGGTATGCGGATCGCCGCCCAGTCGGGAGCGGACCGCGAGACCCTCGAGGGCATCGCGGCGGTCGGTGTGCGCGCACTGACCCCGTGA
- a CDS encoding 3-deoxy-7-phosphoheptulonate synthase: MAAEPRTCPPLVFAGECGQLKERLAAVARGEAFLLQGGDCAETFGAVSADQIRNKLKTLLQMGAILTHAASAPVVRVGDGSPGSTANRAPAPPRPATA; this comes from the coding sequence GTGGCCGCCGAACCGCGGACCTGTCCTCCGCTCGTCTTCGCCGGTGAGTGCGGCCAGCTCAAGGAGCGCCTGGCCGCGGTGGCGCGGGGCGAGGCGTTCCTCCTCCAGGGCGGAGACTGCGCAGAGACCTTCGGCGCCGTCTCCGCCGACCAGATCCGCAACAAGCTCAAGACGCTGCTCCAGATGGGCGCCATCCTCACCCACGCGGCCTCCGCACCCGTGGTCAGGGTGGGGGACGGATCGCCGGGCAGTACGGCGAACCGCGCTCCAGCCCCACCGAGGCCCGCGACGGCCTGA
- a CDS encoding flavin reductase family protein, which translates to MRLFPTGVAVLLAGHESTAIATTVNSLTSISLDPPTILVSLHETSRAVRIIDATGEFRLSFLSGDQEDQARLFASSDKPTGERLAPYLTATPVGFRILDGAIAGVACEVVSVRQESDHHVYLGRVTATHLGDTAHSALLFHHGRMTPA; encoded by the coding sequence ATGAGGCTCTTTCCCACCGGTGTCGCCGTCCTTCTGGCGGGGCACGAAAGCACGGCGATCGCGACGACCGTGAACTCGCTGACGTCGATATCCCTGGACCCGCCGACGATCCTGGTGTCCCTCCACGAGACGTCGCGCGCCGTCCGGATCATCGACGCCACAGGAGAGTTCCGCCTGAGCTTCCTCTCCGGGGACCAGGAGGACCAGGCCAGGCTGTTCGCCTCGTCCGACAAGCCGACGGGCGAGCGACTGGCCCCCTACCTCACCGCCACCCCGGTCGGCTTCCGGATCCTCGACGGAGCGATCGCCGGAGTCGCCTGCGAGGTGGTCTCCGTCAGGCAGGAAAGCGACCACCACGTGTACCTGGGACGGGTCACGGCCACCCACCTGGGCGACACGGCCCACAGCGCGCTGCTGTTCCACCACGGACGGATGACGCCGGCATGA
- a CDS encoding MFS transporter gives MPKSVYLMALGIFAMVTSELLVSGLMPQMSEDLGATIPQIGYLVTAFALAMALGGPIATVAVLRLRTNHALLVLFVLFFAGNALAAAATSYWPMVVARIVTGAASGAFFGVALSAVAQVTQPHLRGRATGVALQGLMVGTLLGLPLSTLIGEQFGWRAAFVAVGALTVVVAVATMIALPRLDRPEDAGQLRSELTVFRRPRLWFIMATSTLIIGATFAAFSYFAPILTEVTGFSRDIVPLLLLGYGAATVVGNIVVGRLALSHTITVIVTGLVLNTLFLVTFALFADIPALALLAMVGIGLVGITLNPAMITRVQRAGNARALVNTLHSSFITMGVVVGSAIGGLGIDTFGLRAPLWVGATLAVLALAAMVPAVIGASTARRQDIDVFTETPADTRVEAAHAAGA, from the coding sequence ATGCCCAAGTCCGTCTACCTCATGGCGCTCGGCATCTTCGCCATGGTCACCAGCGAACTCCTCGTCAGCGGCCTCATGCCGCAGATGTCGGAGGACCTGGGAGCCACCATCCCGCAGATCGGCTACCTCGTCACCGCGTTCGCCCTGGCCATGGCGCTGGGCGGCCCGATCGCCACGGTCGCCGTCCTCAGACTCCGCACCAACCACGCACTCCTCGTCCTGTTCGTCCTCTTCTTCGCGGGCAACGCCCTCGCCGCGGCCGCCACCTCCTACTGGCCCATGGTCGTCGCCCGGATCGTCACGGGCGCCGCCTCCGGAGCGTTCTTCGGCGTGGCGCTGTCGGCGGTCGCCCAGGTCACCCAGCCGCACCTGCGGGGCCGCGCGACCGGAGTGGCCCTCCAGGGCCTCATGGTGGGCACCCTGCTCGGCCTGCCGCTGTCCACCCTCATCGGGGAGCAGTTCGGCTGGCGGGCCGCCTTCGTCGCGGTCGGCGCGCTCACCGTCGTCGTCGCGGTGGCCACCATGATCGCCCTGCCCCGCCTGGACCGGCCCGAGGACGCCGGTCAGCTCCGCTCCGAACTCACCGTGTTCCGCAGGCCCCGCCTGTGGTTCATCATGGCCACCTCCACGCTCATCATCGGGGCCACCTTCGCGGCCTTCTCCTACTTCGCCCCGATCCTCACCGAGGTCACCGGCTTCTCCCGGGACATCGTGCCGCTGCTGCTGCTCGGCTACGGCGCGGCGACCGTCGTGGGCAACATCGTCGTCGGCCGCCTGGCCCTGTCCCACACCATCACCGTCATCGTCACCGGACTGGTCCTCAACACGCTCTTCCTGGTCACCTTCGCCCTGTTCGCCGACATCCCGGCGCTCGCGCTGCTCGCGATGGTCGGCATCGGACTCGTCGGCATCACCCTGAACCCGGCGATGATCACCCGCGTCCAGCGCGCCGGAAACGCCCGCGCCCTGGTCAACACACTGCACTCCTCGTTCATCACCATGGGCGTCGTGGTCGGCTCCGCCATCGGCGGACTCGGCATCGACACCTTCGGCCTGCGCGCCCCGCTGTGGGTCGGCGCCACCCTGGCCGTGCTCGCCCTGGCCGCGATGGTTCCCGCCGTCATCGGCGCCTCCACGGCCCGACGCCAGGACATCGACGTCTTCACCGAGACACCCGCCGACACCAGGGTCGAGGCCGCCCACGCCGCGGGCGCCTGA
- a CDS encoding chorismate mutase produces the protein MSGTLRAVRGGTGVGGDTREAVAEATVRLVRELVDANRLAPADVECLWFTVTPDLTAEIPPLALRESRLLDVPMLCAAEPDWDGQAPHTIRVMALARLDGRREPRHVYLEGAGPQRP, from the coding sequence ATGAGCGGGACGCTGCGCGCCGTCCGCGGCGGCACCGGGGTCGGCGGCGACACCCGCGAGGCCGTCGCGGAGGCCACCGTCCGCCTCGTGCGGGAACTCGTGGACGCCAACCGGCTCGCCCCCGCCGACGTGGAGTGCCTGTGGTTCACCGTGACCCCCGACCTGACCGCCGAGATCCCGCCCCTGGCCCTCCGGGAGAGCCGCCTCCTCGACGTGCCGATGCTGTGCGCCGCCGAACCCGACTGGGACGGCCAGGCCCCGCACACCATACGGGTGATGGCGCTGGCCCGCCTCGACGGACGCCGCGAGCCGCGCCACGTCTACCTGGAGGGCGCCGGTCCACAGCGCCCCTGA
- a CDS encoding phosphodiesterase yields the protein MPEQLLDAGFHGLARARRARAFHPHGLWLAGELTTVADGPLPLEEGSSRPVAARLSKGAGVPGGGPDVLGLGVRIPPRDDLERPWDLALSSSGIGVVTRCLPLPARGWGRARYSSLLPYRVAGRTVWLLAVPHGDPVSPASLARLERWTRERPLRFALMAGPARGGWRPAARLVLHTVLPVPEAGRLSFDPVLNRPSGWTLAPDWLTEIRESAYRGSREGRRAPEKPERGRQAGPVDSPGWWAGR from the coding sequence GTGCCCGAACAACTGCTGGACGCGGGCTTCCACGGGCTGGCGCGGGCGCGCCGGGCCCGCGCGTTCCACCCGCACGGCCTGTGGCTCGCCGGTGAGCTGACCACCGTGGCCGACGGACCGCTGCCGCTGGAGGAGGGGAGCAGCAGACCGGTGGCCGCCCGCCTGTCCAAGGGGGCGGGCGTCCCCGGCGGCGGCCCCGACGTCCTGGGCCTCGGGGTGCGCATCCCGCCCCGGGACGACCTCGAAAGACCGTGGGACCTGGCGCTGTCCTCCTCCGGGATCGGAGTGGTGACCCGCTGCCTTCCGCTGCCCGCGCGCGGCTGGGGCCGGGCCCGCTACAGCAGCCTGCTGCCCTACCGCGTCGCGGGTCGGACGGTGTGGCTGCTGGCCGTGCCGCACGGAGACCCGGTCAGCCCCGCCTCCCTGGCCCGCCTGGAGAGGTGGACACGCGAGCGGCCGCTGCGCTTCGCGTTGATGGCCGGTCCGGCGCGCGGCGGCTGGCGTCCGGCCGCGCGGCTGGTCCTGCACACCGTGCTGCCGGTGCCCGAGGCCGGACGGCTCTCCTTCGACCCGGTGCTCAACCGCCCCTCGGGGTGGACGCTGGCTCCCGACTGGCTCACCGAGATCCGCGAGAGCGCCTACCGGGGCAGCCGGGAGGGCCGTCGTGCCCCGGAGAAGCCGGAACGCGGCCGACAAGCCGGTCCGGTCGACTCGCCTGGCTGGTGGGCGGGACGGTGA
- a CDS encoding FAD-binding oxidoreductase — translation MPENVPSPLLTRARQIVGDDSRLLLPPPPGANVSGFAVRPTPAVLRPSSVEQVLELVRAFNTPGSPPLYAVSTGHNWGLGSREPVHGGAVRVELHGLDRIRRIDTDRGWAVVEAGVTQRQLAARLADTGRMLNVTASSGHTSVLGNALDRGVGLRRQRVHDLVGLEVVTPEATLARVGWWPGDEAAGAPNPHGLGPSLLHLYTQSDLGIAVAGVIRLPHRPEAQRVLRLTFPAENLRRAVDTFRRWQAQGLFQGVLKIYDTTSASSYGTRDTAGHLAHLSVGGTPAVADALTRIVTDEAEASGLFTAVHRSDRTPPADDDVVSRVIEAGHSGNTDHHEDMLRSAVGRDAPDVDSAGGGWIFFLPLVPYTGADVAAALRLLDDVHARTGIRPGATVNALDPDVVDLVVSLRFDRSSAERTAGAHRALDLLYEMFTAAGYLPYRLDIEHASWMDRLSDPVSLDLVRRIRTALDPNRVIAPGRYS, via the coding sequence ATGCCCGAGAACGTCCCGAGCCCCCTGCTCACCCGTGCCCGCCAGATCGTGGGGGACGACAGCCGACTCCTCCTGCCCCCGCCACCCGGCGCGAACGTGTCCGGATTCGCCGTCCGCCCCACCCCCGCCGTGCTCCGCCCCTCCTCCGTCGAGCAGGTGCTCGAACTGGTCCGGGCCTTCAACACCCCGGGCAGCCCACCCCTGTACGCGGTCTCCACCGGCCACAACTGGGGACTGGGGTCCCGCGAACCGGTGCACGGCGGCGCGGTGCGCGTGGAACTCCACGGCCTCGACCGGATCCGGCGGATCGACACCGACCGGGGATGGGCGGTCGTCGAAGCGGGCGTGACCCAGCGCCAACTGGCCGCGCGCCTGGCCGACACCGGCCGCATGCTCAACGTCACCGCGTCGTCGGGGCACACCAGCGTCCTCGGCAACGCCCTCGACCGCGGCGTCGGACTGCGCCGGCAGCGCGTCCACGACCTCGTGGGTCTGGAGGTGGTGACCCCCGAGGCAACCCTGGCGCGCGTCGGATGGTGGCCCGGGGACGAGGCCGCGGGCGCCCCCAACCCCCACGGTCTCGGCCCCTCCCTGCTGCACCTGTACACCCAGTCCGACCTGGGAATCGCCGTGGCGGGCGTGATCCGGCTGCCGCACCGTCCGGAGGCGCAGCGGGTCCTCCGCCTGACGTTTCCGGCCGAGAACCTGCGGCGGGCCGTCGACACGTTCCGCCGCTGGCAGGCGCAGGGCCTCTTCCAGGGCGTCCTGAAGATCTACGACACCACCTCCGCCTCCTCCTACGGGACCCGGGACACGGCCGGGCACCTGGCGCACCTCAGCGTCGGCGGCACGCCCGCGGTCGCCGACGCGCTGACCCGGATCGTGACCGACGAGGCCGAGGCGTCCGGGCTGTTCACCGCCGTCCACCGCTCCGACCGCACCCCGCCCGCGGACGACGACGTGGTCTCCCGGGTGATCGAGGCCGGGCACTCCGGCAACACCGACCACCACGAGGACATGCTGCGCTCCGCCGTCGGCCGGGACGCCCCCGACGTCGACTCCGCGGGCGGGGGTTGGATCTTCTTCCTCCCGCTCGTCCCCTACACCGGCGCCGACGTGGCCGCCGCGCTCCGCCTCCTCGACGACGTCCACGCGCGCACCGGCATCCGCCCGGGAGCCACCGTCAACGCCCTCGATCCCGACGTGGTGGACCTGGTGGTCTCCCTCCGGTTCGACCGGTCCAGCGCGGAGCGGACCGCCGGGGCGCACCGCGCCCTCGACCTCCTCTACGAGATGTTCACGGCGGCCGGATACCTGCCCTACCGGCTCGACATCGAGCACGCCTCCTGGATGGACCGCCTCAGCGACCCCGTCTCCCTGGACCTGGTCCGCAGGATCAGGACCGCCCTGGACCCCAACCGCGTGATAGCGCCCGGCCGCTACTCCTGA
- a CDS encoding acyl-CoA dehydrogenase family protein gives MNAPASPSTGPATPHGGADIPNSFDEILDAVRRLQPVLREQSARIERHRSLPEDVVHLLRGAGVFRAAMPEEWGGPGLTSIEQARIVEAVAYGDTSAGWCVMIGMDSGIYSGFLAEEAARKLYPSLDLAQSGWIYPHGRAERTAGGYLVSGRWRFGSGITHCDVLAAGCTVHGPDGQPVIDEETGEPEWRIALASPDAYELVDTWHTTGLAGSGSFDYRVDGLFVPEEHTFSFHRPVRTGPLHDAPDAILRKMSGVPLGMARAALDHVRGMAPGRSDRETKTPWTADYRVQQTVAELEMELLAAREAVYATLERQWEALERGADRDADSRVETVLARYNAFRTARRIVHRLYDLVGGAAVYRDTSPLDRWLRDATTMCQHAVAQESILQLTGNVLLGGRSSSPFF, from the coding sequence ATGAACGCTCCTGCCTCCCCGAGCACCGGTCCGGCCACTCCCCACGGCGGTGCCGACATCCCCAACTCCTTCGACGAGATCCTCGACGCCGTCCGGCGCCTGCAACCGGTGCTGCGGGAGCAGTCCGCGCGCATCGAGCGGCACCGGTCACTGCCCGAGGACGTGGTCCACCTGCTGCGCGGCGCGGGCGTCTTCCGCGCCGCCATGCCCGAGGAGTGGGGCGGCCCCGGCCTGACCTCGATCGAGCAGGCCCGGATCGTGGAGGCCGTCGCCTACGGCGACACCTCCGCGGGCTGGTGCGTCATGATCGGCATGGACTCCGGCATCTACTCCGGGTTCCTCGCCGAGGAGGCGGCCCGCAAGCTCTACCCCTCGTTGGACCTCGCCCAGTCCGGCTGGATCTACCCCCACGGTCGCGCCGAGCGGACCGCCGGAGGGTACCTGGTGTCGGGCCGGTGGCGCTTCGGGTCCGGCATCACGCACTGCGACGTGCTCGCCGCCGGATGCACCGTCCACGGCCCCGACGGGCAGCCGGTCATCGACGAGGAGACCGGCGAGCCGGAGTGGCGGATCGCGCTGGCCTCCCCCGACGCCTACGAACTCGTCGACACCTGGCACACCACCGGCCTCGCCGGATCGGGCTCCTTCGACTACCGGGTCGACGGGCTGTTCGTGCCCGAGGAGCACACCTTCTCCTTCCACCGGCCCGTGCGCACCGGCCCCCTGCACGACGCCCCCGACGCGATCCTGCGCAAGATGTCCGGCGTCCCCCTGGGGATGGCCCGGGCCGCCCTGGACCACGTGCGCGGCATGGCGCCCGGACGCAGCGACCGCGAGACCAAGACCCCCTGGACCGCCGACTACCGGGTGCAGCAGACCGTCGCCGAGTTGGAGATGGAACTGCTGGCCGCCCGGGAGGCGGTCTACGCGACCCTGGAACGCCAGTGGGAGGCGCTGGAACGCGGAGCGGACCGCGACGCGGACTCCAGGGTGGAGACCGTGCTCGCCCGCTACAACGCCTTCCGGACCGCCCGCCGGATCGTGCACCGGCTCTACGACCTCGTCGGAGGTGCCGCGGTCTACCGCGACACCTCCCCCCTGGACCGGTGGCTGCGCGACGCCACCACCATGTGCCAGCACGCGGTGGCCCAGGAGTCGATCCTCCAGTTGACCGGGAACGTCCTGCTCGGCGGCAGGTCCTCCTCGCCCTTCTTCTGA